The Dendropsophus ebraccatus isolate aDenEbr1 chromosome 10, aDenEbr1.pat, whole genome shotgun sequence genome has a segment encoding these proteins:
- the LOC138766614 gene encoding variable charge X-linked protein 3B-like, with protein MGTPPTAYKRLRSQDSPLQRLRSQDSPLQRLRSQDSPLQRLRSQDSPLQRLRSQDSPLQRLRSQDSPLQRLRSQDSPLQRLRSQDSPLQRLRSQDSPLQRLRSQDSTLQRLRSQDSTLQRLRSQDSTLQRLRSQDSPLQRLRSQDSPLQRLRSQDSPLQRLRSQDSPLQRLRSQDSPLQRLRSQDSPLQRLRSQDSPLQRL; from the exons ATGGGGACCCCACCCACAGCCTACAag AGACTGCGATCACAGGACTCCCCTCTGCAGAGACTGCGATCACAGGACTCCCCTCTGCAGAGACTGCGATCACAGGACTCCCCTCTGCAGAGACTGCGATCACAGGACTCCCCTCTGCAGAGACTGCGATCACAGGACTCCCCTCTGCAGAGACTGCGATCACAGGACTCCCCTCTGCAGAGACTGCGATCACAGGACTCCCCTCTGCAGAGACTGCGATCACAGGACTCCCCTCTGCAGAGACTGCGATCACAGGACTCCCCTCTGCAGAGACTGCGATCACAGGACTCCACCCTGCAGAGACTGCGATCACAGGACTCCACCCTGCAGAGACTGCGATCACAGGACTCCACCCTGCAGAGACTGCGATCACAGGACTCCCCTCTGCAGAGACTGCGATCACAGGACTCCCCTCTGCAGAGACTGCGATCACAGGACTCCCCTCTGCAGAGACTGCGATCACAGGACTCCCCTCTGCAGAGACTGCGATCACAGGACTCCCCTCTGCAGAGACTGCGATCACAGGACTCCCCTCTGCAGAGACTGCGATCACAGGACTCCCCTCTGCAGAGACTGTGA